The Sphingobium aromaticiconvertens genome includes the window TCCCTTCTATTTCCGCGCGAACCTCCGCGCAAACTTCCCCAAGGTCGTATAGGCGGTCCGCCCTTTCATCCTCCAAGCCGCGCTCAATTGAGGCGTCCAGTTCGCGCAGCCAACCCTGCTCAACCTCTGTTTCGGTCTGATCGCGGCGGATCAGGTCGCGTACATAGTCACTGACGCTGGCATATTGGCCGCTGTCGATACGGTTCTGCACATAGTCCCGCATGGGATCGGGCAGGGAAACATTCATGGTAGCCATTGGCTGTTACCTCCTATCTCCATTATGGCAAAAATTGCCAATAGGTCAAGGTTTGGCCCAGCGCCATCACCGGTCGCTATCCATGATGCTCACAATCTTACGATGCAACGCCTGCTCCAACAATTCGGCGGGATACGCATATTGACCCACGCGTCCTGGCTGCCGAACTCAAACTGTGTGGCGTGAGCGCAGAAAGATCATAGCCGGTAAGATAATGCTGCACTTTCTTGCGTGCATGTAACGGGCGCTGATCGGGCGGATGAATGTCAGCCGCCAGTTCTTGTAACCCTAGGACCCTACCAGAGCCGTTTCACCATGAAACCGTCGAACAGCGCCTCGTTTGAGACCAGCACCATGTCTTCAGCCTGCGCCTGAGCGATCAGCAGACGGTCGAACGGATCCTTATGAGCGATGTTCATCTCACCGGCGATCCGGGCATGGTAAACCGTAATCGCCAACTCGGTGAAACCCTGACCGGCAATGATGGCCTCGAAATCCTGGGCCAACAAAGCTGCGTCGGACAATTTGCCGATACGGAATTTGGTGGCGACCTCCATGGCAGAGGCGGCGCTAACGGCAACGCTGTTCGCCTCATCGCCCATGGCTTCGCGGGCACGATGGCTTAACGCTTCGTCGCCCGCCAGCCACCAGATCAGCGCGTGCGTATCAAGCAGCAGTCTCAAACCAAATTCCAGCCACCCAGTTCGTCCTCGGGCAGTGGTTCATCGAAGCGGGCATCCATTGCAATCCTGCCCTTGAACGCCCCAAAACACCGCTTGCCGCGCGGCGCAACAGGAACCAGGCGCACCACCGGCACATTCCCCCGGGAAATAACCACCTCACCGCCCGCAAGCGCATCGGCGATCAACCGGGACAGGTTGGTCTTGGCATCGTGAACCGAGAACTGGGCCATGAGACATCTCCTTAGCTAATAATATAGCTAACTTTGCCTTGGCGAACAAGGAGGCATCGTCATTGACGTGCGAGGTCTGGAGACAGCAAACGTTCGACAAGCCCCCAAAGGGAAGCCAGCGTGGATCTAATGGCAACCATCTATCGTGTCACCTACCTGATGGCGGATCGGCCGCACCGTCAGGCTTGACCTCGATCGTGCAGCGCACCGGCTTGTTGGCCTTCTCGGCCGCCTCACGGCACTGCTGCACTGCCTCACGGTTGCCTTCTGCGAGCGGCGAGGTAGCGACGATAGCACGCCAGCTTTCCGGCGCCGCCGTCTGCATCAGCCGTTGTCCTGCTTCCCACGCACCCTGCTCACCCAGCGCCCGCGTTGCCATGCGTTCGGGCCATTGCCAGCGTGTCGGCATCAGACGCACAAAAGGCCCCGCCAACACCGCATAAAGCAACACACCTGCCACGATACCGCCGCCGCCCGCGATTATGAGCCATCGCTTCTGCTCATCGGCACGCCGCGCCGACGCCACCAGGCTGCGCAGATCGCCGACCGCGCCGTCCAGCGCCGTTTTGGAGACCTGTGTCTGCCCACGCACCGCGTTCACCGTTTCCGTGACGGATGCGTTCAGGCGGCTCCCCATTGTTTCCGGGGTCAGCGTCATGGCGGGGCTTTTGCGCATTGCGTCGACCTGCTTCGCCAATAGGCCCAGCACTGTCTCCGTGCGGGCTAGCGTCGGCTCATAGTCGGGTATGTCGATGGACTCGCGCGCGGCTGTCAGCCCCTCGACCGCGCGGCGCAACAGCGCCACTTCGCCGCGTAGCCGCTCGAAGGCTTCCGCCGGATCGGCGGCGTTCTGCCCGTTTTCGCCATAGTGATCCGCCATCCTTCCTCCTATCGCTCAAGCCCCCGATCATGGCCAATGCCCAGATCCCGCGTCAATGCGCGGCCCAGATCGCGCGCCCGCTCCGCACCCATCTCAAGCCCCAGTTCGCGCGTGCGGCCACGCAGCACCGATTCCATCTGCGGATCGCGCTCCAGACTTTTGGCCATGCCTGCCATTGCCTTGCCCGCACGGTCGCGGCCCGCCATGTCACCGGCCCGATAGTGCTGGTCGCGATCAGCCTGAAGTTCCTGCCAACGCTCCACGAACCTGTCGGCGCGCAGATGCGGATCAGTCCGCACCTGCGCTTCCTGCACCATAGCAGCGAGCATCGGGCCGCTGCGCCCCGCCGCCGCATCGCGGACAAAGCCAGGATTGCGCTCGGTCGCCGCAACCATGTCTCGCGATGCGCCAGGCCGGATCGTGTCGAGCGCATCGCGCGCCTGTTTCAGCGCGACTTTCTGATGCTCCAGAACCGGTGCACCCTTCGCCTGCGCCTGAGCGATGGCATCGGCCGATCGCGCCACGCGCACCACCGCGCGCGACAGCGTCCGATCTCCCTCGCGCTCCTGCTGAGCGGCTTCTTTTGCCGGAGCCGATGCGCGTGACAGGCGCAGGCCGTCGAACATGCCACGACGCGGTGTGTCGGGCAGGCGGATTTCGCCCGACAACCCGCGCCGGTCGGCAAAAGCACGAATTTCATGCCCAGGACCGCGGGCATAATCGGACGCCATATCCTTGGCCCGCTCGCGGCCAAGGGTGCGGACAAGCTGGCGCTGCCCGGCGAAATCATCTCGGCCATAGTGAAGCCGTACGCCGTCTCGATGCCGCGACAGCGCGACATAGGCTGAATGACGATCCATCCCCGGCGTCGCCAGCACATGCGCCCGATCCACCGTCACCCCCTGCGACTTATGGATGGTGGCGGCATAGCCATGATCGACATGCGCATAGTCTTTGAGGTCGAACGCAAGCCTGCGACCATCATCGAGCCGCACTGCCATGCTGTCGGGGCTTACGCGCTCCACCTTCCCCAGCGTGCCATTCTTCACCCCAAGCCCACGTTCGTTTTTCAGGAACATGATGCGATCGCCCGATGCAAAGGCGCGCGACCCCCGCTCGGCCGCGACCTGTACGTCACCGCCCAGTTCGCCAGCATCGCGCAGACGCTCGCGCGCGGCGAGGTTCAGATCGCGCACCTCGGCATTGGTGTGGGTGAGGATGATCCGGCTCTGCTCCGGATCGGCGAGGCGCTGCGCGTCCCAGCGGTCCACCAAGTCGCTGCGGGCCTGTTCACGGGTGTCAGCCACCTGCACCATGCCGTACGCTTCATAAGCGTGGACAGCCTCACCCGTGCGGCCCGTGGCCAGCGCCTTGGTTGCGTCCCGCTGCCAGTCCTCGCGCTGGCGGCGTATCTCGCCGATCTCGGCCCAGCCATGCCGCTCGGCAAGACTGCGGAAGGCGGCGCCTGCCTCGATCGCCTGCAATTGTTCAGGATCGCCAACTAGTACCACTTTAGTACCCGCGTTGGTAGCCTGGGACAATATGCGCTCCATCTGCCGCGTACCGACCATGCCCGCCTCATCGATCACCAGGATATCGCGTGGCCCGAGCTGCTCGCGGCCTTGGCTCCACTGATATTCAAGCCCGGCGATCGTTCGCGAGGTGATTCCCGATCCGCCCTCCAGACTTTCCGCTGCAATGCCTGACAGGGCCGCCCCGCGCACCTGATAGCCCGCGCGCTCCCAAGCCTCCCGCGCCACGCCCAACATCGCCGACTTGCCAGTGCCGGCATAGCCGACGACCGATGCCAGCCCCTCGGGGCCAGTGATATGTTCCAGCGCCCCGCGCTGTTCGGTTGACAGGATAAGTCCTCGTTCTTCGGCCATCGCCACCGCATCCTGACGGCGCTGATCACTGACACCATGACGGGCCATGGCGCCAAGTCGATCGGCGGCCTGGTCCAACCGCCGCTCGACCGCAATCATGTCACGCGAGGTGAACCGCACCAGGCCTTTTCCATCTTTCCCCAGCGCCACCAATTCAGGACTGGATCGTACCGCGCTCATGGCCTGATCAAACTGGTCCTTGCCGTCGCTCTGCCGGTGGATGAACATCGCAAGGTCGCGGGTCGTGAACGTCGCCTGTTGGCGCGTGATCGCGTCCAGTGCGATGGTCGGGCTGGCGATGATCTTTTCGCCATTCTCCCGCGCGATCCGCACATGATCGT containing:
- a CDS encoding type II toxin-antitoxin system ParD family antitoxin, encoding MATMNVSLPDPMRDYVQNRIDSGQYASVSDYVRDLIRRDQTETEVEQGWLRELDASIERGLEDERADRLYDLGEVCAEVRAEIEGMAGEQSLQ
- a CDS encoding type II toxin-antitoxin system prevent-host-death family antitoxin, giving the protein MAQFSVHDAKTNLSRLIADALAGGEVVISRGNVPVVRLVPVAPRGKRCFGAFKGRIAMDARFDEPLPEDELGGWNLV
- a CDS encoding type II toxin-antitoxin system VapC family toxin, which encodes MRLLLDTHALIWWLAGDEALSHRAREAMGDEANSVAVSAASAMEVATKFRIGKLSDAALLAQDFEAIIAGQGFTELAITVYHARIAGEMNIAHKDPFDRLLIAQAQAEDMVLVSNEALFDGFMVKRLW
- a CDS encoding DUF6118 family protein, encoding MADHYGENGQNAADPAEAFERLRGEVALLRRAVEGLTAARESIDIPDYEPTLARTETVLGLLAKQVDAMRKSPAMTLTPETMGSRLNASVTETVNAVRGQTQVSKTALDGAVGDLRSLVASARRADEQKRWLIIAGGGGIVAGVLLYAVLAGPFVRLMPTRWQWPERMATRALGEQGAWEAGQRLMQTAAPESWRAIVATSPLAEGNREAVQQCREAAEKANKPVRCTIEVKPDGAADPPSGR
- the traA gene encoding Ti-type conjugative transfer relaxase TraA, which produces MAIYHFSAKVISRANGSSAVASAAYRSASELHDNRLGRDHDFSNKTGVVHSEILLPTGAPEHLSDRATLWNEVEAGEKRKDAQLAREVEFAIPRELDQSQGISLARDFVEKQFVERGMVADLNVHWDMGKDGQPKPHAHVMLSMREVGPKGFGQKVRDWNSIALLKNWREAWETHVNARLADLDIDARIDHRTLEAQGIDLEPQHKIGPAGSRRLMRGEAAERADDHVRIARENGEKIIASPTIALDAITRQQATFTTRDLAMFIHRQSDGKDQFDQAMSAVRSSPELVALGKDGKGLVRFTSRDMIAVERRLDQAADRLGAMARHGVSDQRRQDAVAMAEERGLILSTEQRGALEHITGPEGLASVVGYAGTGKSAMLGVAREAWERAGYQVRGAALSGIAAESLEGGSGITSRTIAGLEYQWSQGREQLGPRDILVIDEAGMVGTRQMERILSQATNAGTKVVLVGDPEQLQAIEAGAAFRSLAERHGWAEIGEIRRQREDWQRDATKALATGRTGEAVHAYEAYGMVQVADTREQARSDLVDRWDAQRLADPEQSRIILTHTNAEVRDLNLAARERLRDAGELGGDVQVAAERGSRAFASGDRIMFLKNERGLGVKNGTLGKVERVSPDSMAVRLDDGRRLAFDLKDYAHVDHGYAATIHKSQGVTVDRAHVLATPGMDRHSAYVALSRHRDGVRLHYGRDDFAGQRQLVRTLGRERAKDMASDYARGPGHEIRAFADRRGLSGEIRLPDTPRRGMFDGLRLSRASAPAKEAAQQEREGDRTLSRAVVRVARSADAIAQAQAKGAPVLEHQKVALKQARDALDTIRPGASRDMVAATERNPGFVRDAAAGRSGPMLAAMVQEAQVRTDPHLRADRFVERWQELQADRDQHYRAGDMAGRDRAGKAMAGMAKSLERDPQMESVLRGRTRELGLEMGAERARDLGRALTRDLGIGHDRGLER